A single region of the Saprospiraceae bacterium genome encodes:
- a CDS encoding GNAT family N-acetyltransferase, with the protein MKASILLRPLTVADIPFGMSLKSLAGWNQIASDWECLLGQSQGGTYIASFMGQAAGTVTTIQYEDKFSWIGMVLVDPKWRGLGIGTQLLRAAINYALPIGPVLLDATPKGTKLYKTLGFEELYGLERLAIAAAPVVEKTEAVMIKGLEAAFLPACILYDAVQFGANRGKLLQKFYHHAPAYGFIAFQGHQIAGYCLGRQGSQFEQIGPIMADNFTIAKALFENALAQCQGKPLIVDVPLAQSQWYQYLLSMGFKVQRPFLRMCLGNGAGMQDTTKQFAIAGPEFG; encoded by the coding sequence ATGAAAGCGTCCATTCTACTACGTCCATTAACCGTAGCCGATATACCTTTCGGCATGTCGCTCAAATCCTTGGCTGGATGGAACCAAATCGCCTCCGATTGGGAATGCTTATTGGGTCAAAGTCAGGGCGGCACCTATATCGCTTCTTTTATGGGGCAAGCAGCCGGAACGGTTACCACCATTCAATATGAAGACAAATTTAGCTGGATTGGGATGGTGTTGGTCGACCCCAAGTGGCGTGGTTTAGGTATCGGGACCCAGCTATTGCGTGCTGCGATTAATTATGCCTTGCCAATAGGCCCCGTGTTACTAGATGCGACACCTAAAGGGACAAAATTGTATAAAACCTTGGGGTTTGAGGAATTGTATGGCTTAGAAAGGTTAGCAATAGCGGCGGCACCTGTTGTCGAAAAAACAGAGGCGGTTATGATAAAGGGATTAGAAGCGGCTTTTTTACCAGCTTGTATACTTTATGATGCAGTGCAATTTGGTGCAAATAGAGGAAAGCTGCTGCAAAAATTTTACCACCATGCTCCTGCCTATGGATTCATTGCCTTTCAGGGGCATCAAATCGCAGGTTATTGCCTGGGAAGGCAGGGTAGCCAATTTGAGCAAATTGGTCCTATCATGGCCGACAATTTCACTATTGCCAAGGCGCTTTTTGAAAATGCGCTTGCGCAATGTCAAGGCAAACCACTGATCGTGGATGTTCCGCTGGCGCAAAGCCAATGGTACCAATATCTTTTATCTATGGGCTTTAAGGTGCAGCGGCCATTCCTTCGCATGTGCTTGGGGAATGGGGCTGGGATGCAAGATACAACAAAGCAATTTGCGATAGCTGGGCCTGAATTTGGTTAG
- a CDS encoding competence protein CoiA family protein, which translates to MSYHLPYALRAGAFVHIGEVQRGLKCGCECPACGEKLVAKKGLKNGHHFAHYSGQECTYSVESTLHYLAKAILEKSQSIRLPPAFLPRQDQPTFGAQSFTYQTVKLEKGLGGVIPDLILGAGKQRLLVEIKVSHPVDRAKLWRLRRQGMSAIEMDAQAMFKRLFGQAGQFNEERFRQLLIADIQHKYWLHNPRLQAVAYRLKQQAEKKAVFHRQFKDYHLYAVNACPQKKRYWKTGYQTGKAYGNLWQDCQHCPYCLEIEFEKAFVAYQEVPLAPKWVYCWGHLV; encoded by the coding sequence ATGTCTTACCATCTTCCTTATGCCCTCCGAGCGGGCGCTTTTGTCCATATCGGAGAAGTCCAACGCGGCTTGAAATGTGGCTGCGAATGCCCTGCTTGCGGTGAGAAACTAGTGGCCAAAAAAGGTCTAAAAAATGGACACCACTTTGCACATTATTCAGGACAAGAATGTACTTATTCGGTAGAATCAACCCTGCACTATCTGGCTAAAGCCATATTGGAAAAAAGCCAATCCATCCGGCTTCCTCCCGCCTTTTTGCCTCGACAAGATCAACCCACCTTTGGTGCACAGTCTTTCACTTACCAAACGGTGAAGCTAGAAAAAGGATTAGGGGGCGTGATCCCTGATCTAATTCTCGGCGCCGGTAAACAGCGCTTGTTGGTGGAGATAAAAGTTTCTCACCCTGTCGATAGGGCAAAGCTTTGGCGATTGCGCCGACAAGGAATGTCAGCCATCGAAATGGATGCCCAAGCTATGTTTAAGCGCTTGTTTGGCCAGGCAGGGCAATTCAATGAGGAGCGGTTCCGGCAGCTATTGATAGCTGATATTCAACATAAGTATTGGCTGCATAACCCCCGATTGCAAGCTGTCGCCTATCGATTAAAGCAGCAGGCCGAAAAAAAAGCGGTCTTTCATCGGCAATTTAAGGATTATCATCTTTATGCCGTTAATGCCTGTCCGCAAAAAAAGCGATATTGGAAAACGGGTTACCAGACAGGTAAGGCTTATGGCAACCTTTGGCAGGATTGCCAGCACTGCCCTTACTGTCTGGAAATCGAGTTTGAAAAAGCCTTCGTCGCCTACCAGGAAGTACCCCTAGCGCCTAAATGGGTTTACTGCTGGGGGCATTTGGTCTGA